One genomic window of Spirochaetota bacterium includes the following:
- the leuS gene encoding leucine--tRNA ligase yields MQEVEYNPKQIEKKWQERWNKARAFSSKRDPNKKKYYILEMFPYPSGRIHMGHVRNYSIGDVVARYKRMQGFNVFHPMGWDAFGLPAENAAIKHNIPPKKWTDENIAYMKKQFQMLGYSYDWDREIATHVPEYYKWNQYVFIKMYEKGLAYKRKAPVNWCPTCNTVLANEQVENGVCWRCETQVTQRELEQWFFKITDYAEDLLSGHDILKEGWPERVIVMQRNWIGRSTGLVVNFKVADTGEDFPIFTTRPDTIYGVTFMVIAPEHPFLDRVKNQKVKDFIKRIKEQSLVDRLSEEKEKEGIDTGIKIKNPFNGDIVPLYVGNFVLMEYGTGAIMAVPAHDTRDFAFAKKYGIPIKLVIDNPSAPIDVATMRDAYVDDGVCVNSGPFTGISNKQAIEAISDYAEKEGIGFRKVNYRLKDWLISRQRYWGCPIPIIYCKKCGAQPVPYDKLPVVLPVDVDFHGDSRSPLTMMPEFYNTECPQCGGEAKRETDTMDTFVDSSWYFAKFTSPHSNDIFDFDEVNYWTPVDQYIGGIEHACMHLLYARFFTMVLNDLGILQYREPFTRLLTQGMVIKDGAKMSKSKGNIVDPDDIVDKYGADTVRLFMLFAAPPEKDLDWSDKGVEGCYRFINRVWRIVQKYSDCYTTYNFDNVKLDPVLKNLRGEIHRAVKSVTHDIENRMQFNTAIARMMELVNALYQVSEDIIRTDAGKMVVSELFDKLLPMLGPFVPHVAEELWELLGHKNLIIDEPWPSFIEELTVKDEIEVVFQINGKIRSKQNVPADITKEEMEKAALNDERIKVMIAGKPIKKVIVVPGKLVNIVV; encoded by the coding sequence ATGCAGGAAGTGGAATACAATCCAAAACAGATTGAGAAAAAGTGGCAGGAACGCTGGAATAAAGCCCGGGCTTTTTCATCAAAACGTGATCCTAATAAGAAAAAATATTACATATTAGAGATGTTCCCCTATCCTTCAGGTAGAATACATATGGGGCATGTAAGGAATTATTCTATTGGTGATGTTGTAGCCCGCTATAAAAGGATGCAGGGTTTCAATGTTTTTCATCCAATGGGATGGGATGCATTTGGGCTGCCAGCAGAAAATGCAGCTATCAAACATAATATCCCCCCTAAAAAATGGACTGATGAAAATATTGCATATATGAAAAAGCAGTTCCAAATGTTAGGGTATTCATATGATTGGGACAGGGAGATTGCAACACATGTACCAGAATATTATAAATGGAATCAATATGTATTTATAAAGATGTATGAAAAAGGTTTAGCCTATAAACGTAAAGCACCTGTTAACTGGTGTCCTACTTGCAATACAGTTCTTGCAAATGAACAGGTTGAAAATGGGGTATGCTGGCGATGTGAAACACAGGTAACACAGCGTGAACTGGAACAATGGTTTTTTAAAATAACCGATTATGCTGAGGATCTTTTGTCAGGTCATGATATCTTAAAAGAAGGTTGGCCTGAGCGTGTTATAGTAATGCAGCGGAATTGGATAGGGCGCTCTACAGGGTTGGTTGTTAATTTTAAGGTTGCAGATACGGGCGAGGACTTTCCTATATTTACAACACGACCCGATACTATCTATGGTGTAACATTTATGGTGATAGCTCCGGAACACCCATTTTTAGATAGAGTTAAAAATCAAAAGGTTAAGGATTTTATTAAAAGAATTAAAGAGCAATCACTTGTAGACAGGCTTTCTGAGGAAAAGGAAAAAGAGGGAATAGATACTGGAATAAAAATTAAAAATCCGTTTAATGGTGATATTGTTCCCCTGTACGTTGGAAATTTTGTCCTCATGGAATATGGTACCGGTGCTATAATGGCAGTTCCTGCACATGATACTCGTGACTTTGCTTTTGCAAAGAAATATGGAATTCCAATAAAATTGGTAATTGATAATCCTTCTGCACCTATCGATGTTGCAACTATGCGTGATGCATATGTGGATGATGGTGTATGCGTCAATTCAGGACCTTTCACTGGTATCAGCAACAAACAAGCTATAGAAGCAATATCTGATTATGCTGAAAAGGAAGGAATAGGTTTTAGAAAAGTAAATTACAGGCTAAAAGATTGGCTTATTTCACGACAACGGTACTGGGGCTGTCCTATACCAATTATTTATTGTAAAAAATGTGGTGCACAACCAGTGCCGTATGACAAATTACCGGTTGTATTGCCTGTTGATGTTGATTTCCATGGTGATTCTCGCTCTCCACTGACTATGATGCCTGAATTTTATAACACTGAATGCCCTCAATGTGGTGGTGAAGCAAAACGTGAAACAGATACCATGGATACTTTTGTAGATTCCTCATGGTATTTTGCTAAGTTTACCTCTCCACATTCAAATGATATTTTTGATTTTGATGAGGTAAATTATTGGACGCCTGTTGACCAATACATAGGTGGTATTGAGCATGCCTGCATGCATTTGTTATATGCGCGCTTTTTTACAATGGTTTTGAATGATTTGGGTATTCTACAATATCGTGAACCGTTTACGCGACTACTGACACAGGGTATGGTTATTAAAGATGGTGCAAAGATGAGTAAATCAAAGGGGAATATTGTAGACCCTGATGACATCGTAGATAAATATGGAGCCGATACTGTAAGGCTGTTTATGCTCTTTGCTGCACCTCCTGAAAAGGATTTGGATTGGTCGGATAAGGGTGTTGAAGGGTGCTATCGATTTATTAATCGTGTGTGGAGAATAGTTCAAAAATATAGTGATTGTTACACAACCTATAATTTTGATAATGTAAAGTTAGATCCTGTACTGAAAAATCTTAGAGGTGAAATTCATAGGGCTGTAAAATCTGTGACTCATGATATTGAAAACAGGATGCAGTTTAACACAGCCATTGCGCGTATGATGGAACTTGTGAATGCTCTGTATCAGGTAAGTGAGGATATTATTAGGACAGATGCTGGAAAAATGGTTGTGTCGGAACTTTTTGATAAATTACTGCCAATGCTTGGTCCCTTTGTGCCTCATGTTGCTGAGGAATTGTGGGAATTGTTGGGACACAAAAATTTAATTATAGATGAACCATGGCCATCTTTCATTGAAGAGCTAACTGTTAAAGATGAGATAGAAGTTGTGTTCCAGATAAATGGTAAGATACGGTCAAAACAAAATGTTCCAGCTGATATTACTAAAGAAGAAATGGAAAAAGCAGCACTTAATGATGAAAGAATAAAAGTAATGATTGCAGGAAAACCAATTAAAAAAGTGATAGTTGTTCCAGGGAAATTAGTTAATATAGTAGTATAA
- a CDS encoding PTS sugar transporter subunit IIA, which yields MSSLLEFTNSKFIKFLKSTDKYKAIEELADVFRGTEVCSDIKAFIDALKEREEIMTTGIGFGIAVPHAKLESVHKLAFAIGISKKGIDFNSIDGKPVHLVVMVAAGERQHKEYLKLLSKIMSILKNDTIRDEMIHAKSTRDIIAILRNAK from the coding sequence GTGAGTTCATTATTAGAATTTACCAATAGCAAGTTTATTAAGTTTTTAAAATCAACAGATAAGTACAAGGCTATTGAAGAGCTTGCTGATGTATTCAGGGGAACTGAAGTATGCTCGGATATTAAAGCTTTTATTGATGCATTAAAAGAGCGTGAGGAGATTATGACCACTGGTATTGGGTTTGGTATAGCTGTTCCCCATGCAAAACTGGAATCAGTACATAAATTAGCTTTTGCTATAGGGATATCAAAAAAAGGGATAGATTTTAATTCTATTGATGGCAAACCTGTCCATCTTGTGGTAATGGTTGCTGCAGGAGAGCGACAGCATAAAGAATATTTAAAATTATTGTCAAAAATAATGTCAATTTTGAAAAATGATACAATTCGGGATGAAATGATACATGCCAAAAGCACAAGAGATATTATTGCAATTCTTCGTAATGCTAAATAA
- a CDS encoding long-chain fatty acid--CoA ligase codes for MGYTHLSQVFWDQVSKYGDRVALRYKPKNEWVEFTWTQFGDMVHKTSKALIECGIGEQETVGIFSQNMPQWSVADIGSLCIRAIPVPIYATNTAKQAEYIINHAEIKVIFVGDVEQYSKIMQILPENKFLQKVIVFKETVPIQKSDKIMYFSDFLKIGEESNKDNEVKERMNRGKPDDLLTLIYTSGTTGEPKGVMLTHSNALFQKEQHDLRLIDPNDKDVSLAFLPLSHVFERIWTYYVFATGMTNNYLEDPAKIVEFIQEVKPTIMCAVPRFYEKIYATVFNRLESAPPAKQKLFKWAIKVGAQHNNKKKDQLFISPLLRIKYKIADALVLKKIRDVVGGRIKFFPCAGAPLSQEIEEFFYACGIFICYGYGLTETTATVTCHEPYKFKFGAVGKPLPNVEVKIDPANGEILVRGGNVMKGYYKKPDATAEVLTPDGWFRTGDAGFFEDNGELRITERIKDLMKTSGGKYIAPQMIESTIGADHFIEQIAVIGDQRKYVTALVVPSFIALEEYAKAHSISYTSREDLISKPEIIEFYRQRIEEAQKEFARFEKIKKFTLLPHEFTVESGEITPTLKLKRKVIAEKYKDIIEEMYKDDKGE; via the coding sequence ATGGGATATACACATTTATCACAGGTTTTTTGGGATCAGGTCAGCAAATATGGGGACCGCGTAGCATTACGATATAAACCAAAAAACGAGTGGGTTGAGTTTACCTGGACACAATTTGGTGATATGGTACACAAAACCAGTAAAGCACTCATTGAATGTGGAATTGGAGAACAGGAAACTGTTGGAATATTTTCACAAAATATGCCGCAATGGTCTGTCGCAGATATTGGATCATTATGTATACGGGCTATTCCCGTTCCCATCTATGCAACAAATACAGCTAAACAGGCGGAATACATCATCAATCATGCTGAAATAAAAGTAATATTTGTTGGCGATGTGGAACAATACTCTAAAATAATGCAGATTTTACCTGAAAACAAATTTTTACAGAAAGTTATAGTATTCAAAGAAACTGTACCCATACAAAAATCTGATAAAATTATGTATTTCAGTGATTTCTTAAAAATTGGGGAAGAGTCAAATAAAGACAACGAAGTGAAAGAACGAATGAATAGAGGAAAACCTGATGATCTTTTAACTTTAATTTACACCTCTGGGACAACCGGTGAACCTAAGGGTGTAATGCTTACCCATTCCAATGCACTGTTTCAGAAAGAGCAGCATGATTTACGTCTCATAGATCCAAATGATAAAGATGTATCGCTGGCATTTTTACCACTCAGCCATGTATTTGAACGAATCTGGACCTACTATGTCTTTGCAACTGGCATGACTAATAATTATCTGGAGGATCCTGCAAAGATTGTTGAATTCATCCAAGAAGTAAAACCAACTATCATGTGTGCTGTTCCACGATTTTATGAAAAGATTTATGCAACTGTATTTAACAGGCTGGAAAGTGCACCACCTGCAAAGCAGAAACTGTTTAAATGGGCTATCAAGGTTGGCGCACAACATAATAACAAAAAGAAAGACCAACTTTTTATTTCACCACTATTGCGTATTAAATATAAAATTGCAGATGCTCTTGTACTCAAAAAAATACGTGATGTTGTGGGTGGCAGAATAAAATTTTTCCCCTGTGCAGGTGCTCCTCTTTCACAAGAAATTGAAGAATTTTTCTACGCTTGCGGTATTTTTATCTGTTACGGCTATGGATTAACTGAAACAACAGCAACCGTAACATGTCATGAACCATATAAGTTTAAATTTGGCGCAGTAGGGAAGCCATTGCCAAATGTTGAGGTTAAAATAGACCCTGCAAACGGCGAAATTTTGGTGCGTGGCGGCAACGTCATGAAAGGTTATTACAAAAAACCTGATGCCACTGCCGAAGTTCTTACACCTGATGGCTGGTTCAGGACAGGTGATGCTGGCTTTTTTGAAGACAATGGTGAGCTTCGTATCACCGAGCGAATAAAAGATTTAATGAAAACATCCGGTGGAAAATATATTGCACCGCAAATGATTGAAAGTACTATTGGTGCTGACCATTTCATTGAGCAAATTGCCGTCATTGGCGACCAGCGTAAATACGTTACTGCTCTTGTTGTTCCATCATTTATTGCACTAGAAGAATATGCAAAAGCCCATTCTATTTCATATACAAGCAGAGAAGACCTTATCTCAAAACCAGAGATTATTGAATTCTACCGGCAGAGAATAGAAGAAGCTCAGAAGGAATTTGCCCGATTTGAAAAGATTAAAAAATTTACACTGCTTCCGCATGAGTTTACTGTTGAATCAGGTGAGATAACGCCAACACTCAAACTTAAACGAAAAGTTATAGCCGAAAAGTATAAAGATATAATTGAAGAAATGTATAAGGATGATAAAGGGGAATAA
- a CDS encoding FAD-dependent oxidoreductase, giving the protein MYQLLFTPIKINTLEIKNRIAYPALGLLYSYDGTLNDRYYEYFREKAKGGAGLVTVGPVGIDIAGSGRIALSLASDDRIPDFAKLTKIIKGEGARTFVQLFHAGAYSYSMLTDGVQPIAPSAVYSKYSKQTPREMTLEDIEIVQKAYVDAALRAKEAGFDGVEIIASAGYLITQFLSPITNKRTDQYGGSFENRVRFPREVIEKVRRAVGKDFPVSIRMAGNDFVPGSNTSRETPLIAKVYEEAGVDIINVTGGWHEAKVPQLPMELPRAGYAYLAANIKRVVNVPVMASNRISSPDEAEKILKDSMADMVNLGRVLIADPYWPIKAQNGKAKLIRPCVGCNQGCTDTLFSGMPVGCILNARAGYEFERSIEKTRSPLKIMVVGAGPGGLEAAVRAKEAGHDVVIYEKEQEIGGQLHIAAAPPHKHELLEIIRYYKSMIEEYSIPVYCSTTVTIDLIKEVQPDHVILATGAEPLTPPIKGVELPNVYSAWDVLRNNPKLGRNVAVIGGGAVGIETALFIANKGTLSPEVLHFLMFFDAEPVDHLKELITRGTSAVTIIEMLPTIGKDVGRSTRWILNLEMEKYGINVITSATVIEIKDKAVVYTKQNDTIHQEFDNVVIAVGSKPVNPLENELKKLGIAYSILGDCKKIGKINDAIHEAFLAIANLQQVAKV; this is encoded by the coding sequence ATGTACCAACTTCTTTTTACACCAATTAAAATTAATACTTTAGAAATTAAAAACAGAATTGCATATCCTGCATTAGGATTACTGTATTCGTATGATGGAACCTTAAATGATAGGTATTATGAATATTTTAGAGAAAAAGCAAAAGGTGGAGCAGGCCTTGTGACAGTAGGGCCAGTTGGAATAGATATTGCAGGCTCAGGGAGAATTGCTCTCTCGTTGGCATCAGATGATAGAATTCCTGATTTTGCAAAATTAACTAAAATAATAAAAGGTGAAGGTGCTCGAACATTTGTTCAACTATTTCATGCAGGAGCGTATTCGTATTCAATGCTTACCGATGGGGTTCAGCCCATTGCACCTTCTGCAGTATATTCAAAATACTCAAAACAAACTCCACGAGAAATGACTCTGGAGGACATTGAAATTGTCCAGAAAGCGTATGTTGATGCTGCGCTTCGTGCAAAGGAAGCAGGGTTTGACGGTGTTGAGATTATTGCATCAGCAGGGTACCTCATTACTCAGTTTCTATCGCCCATAACAAATAAACGAACAGATCAATATGGAGGCTCATTTGAAAACAGAGTACGATTCCCAAGAGAAGTTATTGAAAAAGTGCGCAGGGCTGTAGGCAAAGATTTTCCAGTAAGCATTAGAATGGCAGGCAATGATTTTGTACCGGGAAGCAACACCAGCAGAGAGACACCATTAATTGCTAAGGTATATGAAGAAGCAGGGGTGGATATTATTAATGTTACAGGTGGCTGGCATGAGGCAAAAGTTCCGCAACTGCCCATGGAATTGCCTAGAGCAGGATATGCATATTTAGCTGCAAACATAAAGAGAGTGGTGAATGTGCCGGTTATGGCCTCAAATAGAATCAGCTCACCAGATGAAGCGGAAAAAATACTGAAAGATAGCATGGCAGACATGGTCAATTTAGGAAGAGTACTAATTGCAGATCCTTACTGGCCTATTAAAGCACAAAATGGTAAGGCAAAGCTTATCAGACCATGTGTGGGATGTAATCAAGGATGTACTGATACACTGTTCAGCGGTATGCCTGTTGGATGTATCCTAAATGCACGTGCGGGCTATGAGTTTGAGAGGTCAATTGAAAAAACCCGAAGTCCTCTTAAGATTATGGTTGTGGGGGCAGGGCCTGGTGGACTAGAGGCTGCAGTTCGTGCAAAAGAGGCTGGCCATGATGTTGTAATTTATGAAAAAGAACAAGAAATTGGTGGGCAATTACATATTGCTGCTGCACCACCACATAAACATGAATTGCTAGAAATTATACGATATTATAAATCAATGATAGAGGAATATTCAATTCCAGTATATTGCAGTACCACTGTGACTATTGATCTGATAAAAGAGGTACAACCTGACCATGTGATACTTGCAACTGGTGCAGAGCCGCTCACCCCTCCTATTAAAGGTGTAGAATTGCCGAATGTGTATTCAGCCTGGGATGTATTGCGAAATAACCCAAAATTAGGTCGCAATGTTGCGGTAATAGGCGGAGGCGCTGTTGGAATTGAAACTGCATTGTTTATTGCAAATAAAGGGACATTATCACCTGAAGTGCTCCATTTTCTAATGTTCTTTGATGCTGAGCCAGTTGACCATTTAAAAGAATTAATTACACGTGGAACCAGTGCAGTGACTATTATTGAAATGCTCCCTACAATAGGCAAGGATGTAGGGAGATCAACACGGTGGATATTGAATCTGGAAATGGAAAAATATGGCATAAATGTTATTACTTCTGCTACGGTAATTGAGATTAAAGATAAAGCAGTTGTATACACTAAACAAAATGATACTATACATCAAGAATTTGACAATGTAGTAATAGCAGTTGGATCAAAACCTGTTAATCCACTTGAAAATGAGTTAAAAAAGTTAGGTATTGCATACAGCATACTTGGCGATTGTAAAAAAATTGGAAAAATAAATGATGCTATTCATGAAGCATTTTTAGCGATAGCTAACTTGCAGCAGGTGGCAAAAGTGTAA
- a CDS encoding DMT family transporter, whose amino-acid sequence MITQKTKGISLIVLSAVTFSLSTVFAKYITSTSSIHAIEISFVRFLIGFIISSGYIFIHHMSIRPNNVPLVLTRAISNTVAVILFFVGVQYTTVTNANMLNMTYLVFVFVLAPFFNKEPLIKTNFFYLILTLAGTYLVIQPHYSTINIGDVYSFLSAIISAIAVVALRESRKYDTTPIILFHLMSIGLIINGIAMIPVFAIPDTTTSIYMLLSGFSAYLGQAFFTAGFKYIDATSGSILSSSRIFIAAWMGIYLFNDSFAANIVVGGLLITVALIGVSLQGTGRVQH is encoded by the coding sequence ATGATTACACAAAAAACAAAAGGCATATCCCTTATAGTACTTTCAGCAGTAACGTTTTCACTATCAACCGTATTTGCAAAGTATATAACTTCCACATCTTCAATCCATGCAATAGAAATATCTTTTGTTAGATTCCTTATTGGATTTATAATTTCCTCAGGGTATATTTTTATCCATCATATGAGCATTAGGCCCAACAATGTACCACTGGTACTTACCAGGGCAATATCCAATACTGTTGCAGTGATACTCTTTTTTGTTGGTGTTCAGTACACGACTGTTACAAATGCCAACATGCTTAATATGACCTATCTGGTGTTTGTATTTGTACTAGCGCCTTTTTTCAACAAGGAACCTTTAATAAAAACAAATTTTTTTTATTTAATATTAACACTTGCTGGAACCTATTTAGTGATACAACCCCATTATAGTACTATTAATATTGGTGATGTGTACTCATTTCTTTCGGCAATTATATCTGCTATTGCAGTAGTTGCACTCCGCGAATCACGGAAATATGACACTACTCCCATCATATTATTTCACCTTATGAGCATTGGCTTAATTATAAATGGCATTGCTATGATTCCAGTATTTGCTATTCCTGATACCACCACAAGTATATATATGCTGCTTTCAGGATTCAGCGCATATTTAGGTCAGGCATTTTTCACAGCTGGCTTTAAATACATTGATGCAACAAGCGGTTCTATTCTTTCATCAAGCAGAATTTTTATTGCAGCATGGATGGGAATATACCTTTTCAATGATTCATTTGCTGCTAATATTGTGGTGGGAGGATTGTTAATCACTGTAGCCCTTATTGGTGTAAGCCTGCAGGGAACCGGTAGGGTACAGCATTAA
- a CDS encoding histone deacetylase — translation MVPTAYLFDPIYMDHDTGWGHPERPERLAAIDQRLRQQSYYKSLIKIEPKIGAKRYIELVHSTEYIERVKQEIESGIHYLDSMDTAVCKRSYEVALFAVGGCLNMCDTIMSGEAIRGFCAIRPPGHHAEYDYAAGFCIFNNVAIAARYLQVEHGLKNIAIVDWDVHHGNGTQHTFERDKTVMYISTHQYPHYPGTGARSERGKGEGEGYTLNFPMPAGTGEPEYLDVFKNHIVPALTKFKPDIILISAGFDAHNADPLSYIGLTSESYYKFTVLLKQVANEFCGGRMIAFLEGGYDLEALASSVDMMMRGFIED, via the coding sequence ATGGTACCTACTGCATACCTGTTTGATCCTATATACATGGACCATGATACAGGATGGGGACATCCGGAAAGGCCAGAACGGCTAGCAGCTATAGACCAACGATTGCGTCAGCAATCATATTATAAGTCATTAATTAAAATTGAGCCAAAGATTGGTGCAAAGCGGTATATTGAACTGGTTCATTCGACTGAATATATTGAAAGGGTCAAGCAGGAAATAGAATCCGGTATCCACTATCTGGATTCAATGGACACAGCGGTATGCAAACGGTCTTATGAGGTAGCACTTTTTGCAGTTGGGGGTTGCCTCAATATGTGTGACACAATCATGTCGGGGGAGGCAATTCGTGGATTTTGTGCAATACGACCACCTGGGCATCATGCTGAATATGATTATGCCGCAGGGTTTTGCATATTCAATAATGTAGCGATAGCAGCCAGATATTTGCAGGTAGAGCACGGATTAAAAAATATAGCAATAGTGGACTGGGATGTTCACCATGGCAATGGTACTCAACATACATTTGAACGTGATAAAACCGTAATGTATATAAGCACACATCAATATCCCCATTATCCTGGTACAGGTGCACGCAGTGAAAGGGGTAAGGGCGAAGGTGAAGGGTATACGTTGAACTTCCCAATGCCTGCTGGAACAGGTGAACCGGAATATCTTGATGTTTTCAAAAACCATATAGTCCCAGCATTAACAAAATTTAAGCCGGATATTATTCTTATATCTGCAGGTTTTGATGCTCACAATGCTGACCCATTATCTTATATAGGGCTTACATCTGAGTCATATTATAAATTTACTGTTTTATTAAAGCAGGTGGCAAATGAATTCTGTGGGGGCAGGATGATAGCCTTTCTTGAAGGTGGATATGACCTTGAGGCACTGGCAAGCAGTGTTGATATGATGATGCGCGGTTTTATAGAAGATTAA
- a CDS encoding outer membrane beta-barrel protein: protein MQKKSYVSIYVIIMVLTSSSIFAANTELNGTLGTSYADDPAKYGLDISLHYNWLLDPYFVTGLESGFYWIKWDRKIGVKQEGSVYVDVKADTNAYVIPMMFNAQVRLPNLKDKLYVTPFVTIGLGYSFMVLHYSQPDFTDSNTGKSYNEKSITKLFTGLSWELLFGASLKPASDSKVDFYAEAGYRSLPLKSGDLELDMSGLVIRLGVRYPL, encoded by the coding sequence ATGCAAAAGAAAAGTTATGTAAGTATTTATGTAATAATTATGGTATTAACAAGTTCTTCTATATTTGCTGCTAATACAGAATTGAATGGGACATTGGGAACATCGTATGCTGATGATCCTGCAAAATATGGATTAGATATATCATTGCATTACAACTGGCTACTGGATCCATATTTTGTAACGGGACTTGAATCTGGATTTTACTGGATAAAGTGGGATAGAAAAATTGGCGTTAAACAAGAAGGATCAGTATATGTTGATGTCAAAGCCGATACAAATGCTTATGTAATTCCAATGATGTTTAATGCGCAGGTGCGCCTTCCAAATTTAAAAGATAAATTGTATGTAACGCCATTTGTAACTATCGGTCTTGGCTATTCATTCATGGTATTACATTACTCGCAGCCTGATTTTACTGATTCCAACACTGGAAAATCATATAATGAAAAATCCATAACCAAGCTGTTTACAGGATTATCGTGGGAATTGTTATTTGGAGCATCACTAAAACCAGCGAGCGATTCAAAGGTTGATTTTTATGCTGAAGCTGGCTACAGAAGTTTGCCTTTAAAAAGTGGTGATTTAGAGCTAGATATGTCTGGCCTGGTTATACGATTAGGTGTACGGTACCCTTTATAA
- a CDS encoding CsgG/HfaB family protein: MKKFMVAFLFIFTLSCTSVDKSVYIKDKQALQKPIRIAVLTFVDAPKYPGSGVHIADALTSELVQIANWDLVERSQIEKILKEKSLDMTGLTDSQLTDIGKLAKTDYIIVGSVSDYYYDRQFYIVPKTKIAFNARIINTQTGSIVGTLRYNRETNKNAWCGCCLLGWYYLPILLLTDQNINTDVSKAARDVVRAIDRDISGKKGCCI, translated from the coding sequence ATGAAAAAATTTATGGTAGCTTTTCTTTTTATTTTCACATTGTCGTGTACTTCCGTTGACAAGTCAGTATATATAAAAGACAAACAGGCATTGCAAAAGCCCATACGTATAGCTGTATTAACTTTTGTTGATGCACCAAAATATCCAGGTTCTGGTGTCCATATTGCTGATGCATTAACCAGTGAACTTGTGCAGATAGCAAACTGGGATTTGGTAGAACGCTCTCAAATAGAAAAAATTCTTAAAGAAAAATCCCTTGATATGACAGGATTAACTGATTCACAGCTTACAGATATAGGCAAATTAGCAAAAACAGATTATATTATTGTTGGCAGCGTTTCAGATTATTATTACGATAGACAATTTTACATTGTGCCAAAAACAAAAATTGCGTTCAATGCAAGAATTATAAACACACAAACAGGTAGCATTGTGGGCACTCTTAGATATAACCGTGAAACCAATAAGAATGCCTGGTGTGGGTGTTGTTTATTGGGATGGTATTATCTTCCAATATTATTACTTACTGACCAGAATATTAACACTGATGTAAGCAAAGCTGCTCGTGATGTGGTAAGAGCTATCGACAGGGATATAAGTGGTAAAAAAGGCTGCTGCATATAA